A single window of Tenericutes bacterium MZ-XQ DNA harbors:
- a CDS encoding chromosomal replication initiator protein DnaA, with product MKGYINMNEYDQLWQKILNDLENIFSEELFVDVFEPLKKTHKFSNGQIYVVVPNEFIKNRINKFYINKINELAEKYNKDKIHFKFVTESELIPEETLISPERNLNLKYRPGNLNRSYTFDNFVVGKSNNFAFRMAMKVADQPGMVANPLYIFGDVGLGKTHLMQAIGNYILDNDIHKKIMYVKADGFIEDFANLLRKEKMDDFNQKYRDIDVLLVDDIQIMGGATKTQMEFFKLFDFLYHQNKQIVITSDKPASELKNIMSRLTSRFEVGLTVDIQVPDLEHRIEILKRKLATESSDIHDIPNNVLEFIASSFVTNIRELEGALKRVLFYCLANNLDLSLESVNEALEPLLKTKRKSNSLNENNYDKIQSIVSDFYGITVDDLIGKKRHLKYILPRHISMYLIKSKYNIPYKTIGMLFGGRDHSTVLAACEKIENEIKQDSSLKLAIETINKKIDHFTQN from the coding sequence ATGAAAGGGTATATAAATATGAATGAATATGATCAATTATGGCAGAAAATACTAAACGACTTAGAGAATATTTTTTCAGAAGAATTATTTGTGGATGTCTTCGAACCATTGAAGAAAACACATAAGTTTTCTAATGGTCAAATTTACGTCGTAGTCCCTAATGAATTTATCAAGAATAGAATCAATAAGTTTTACATTAATAAGATTAATGAACTTGCTGAAAAATACAATAAGGATAAGATTCATTTTAAATTTGTGACTGAATCAGAACTAATTCCTGAAGAAACACTCATAAGCCCTGAAAGAAACTTAAATCTTAAATATAGACCAGGCAATCTCAATCGAAGTTACACTTTCGATAATTTTGTTGTTGGTAAAAGTAATAATTTTGCATTTAGAATGGCAATGAAAGTCGCTGATCAACCTGGTATGGTTGCAAATCCATTATATATCTTTGGAGATGTTGGCCTTGGAAAAACCCACTTAATGCAAGCTATTGGTAATTATATCTTAGATAATGATATTCATAAAAAAATTATGTATGTAAAAGCTGACGGATTTATTGAAGATTTTGCAAATTTATTAAGAAAAGAAAAAATGGATGATTTTAATCAAAAATATAGAGATATTGATGTTTTATTAGTCGATGACATCCAAATCATGGGTGGTGCAACTAAAACACAAATGGAATTTTTTAAACTCTTCGATTTTTTGTATCATCAAAATAAACAAATTGTTATTACAAGTGATAAACCAGCATCTGAATTGAAGAATATTATGTCCCGTTTAACATCTAGATTTGAAGTCGGATTAACTGTTGATATTCAGGTGCCAGATTTAGAACATCGAATTGAAATTTTAAAAAGAAAATTAGCTACAGAATCATCAGATATTCACGATATTCCTAATAATGTTTTAGAGTTCATTGCCTCATCTTTTGTAACCAATATTAGAGAGCTTGAAGGTGCTTTAAAACGTGTCTTATTTTATTGTTTAGCGAACAACTTAGACTTATCCTTAGAATCAGTTAATGAGGCGCTTGAACCCCTCTTAAAAACGAAACGAAAGAGTAATTCTTTAAACGAAAATAATTACGATAAAATTCAAAGTATTGTAAGTGATTTTTATGGAATCACAGTTGATGATTTAATTGGTAAAAAACGTCATTTAAAATATATACTTCCAAGACATATTTCTATGTACCTTATTAAATCTAAATATAATATCCCTTATAAGACAATAGGTATGTTGTTTGGAGGTAGAGATCATTCAACAGTATTAGCCGCTTGTGAGAAAATAGAAAACGAAATAAAACAAGATTCAAGTCTTAAACTAGCAATAGAAACTATTAATAAAAAAATCGATCATTTCACACAAAATTAA
- a CDS encoding DNA polymerase III subunit beta → MIFNIDRDVLLNHLLTVQKGLPSKTPLPILYAVKFEVNEDHVILTTSNTDVAIQVLIDDQSISIKETGKVAIPGRYLIEIMRKITSKRVEFALIEDRLIVIKADRSEFKLRLMDVEDYPEVDFLDLDNPITLDAQLFKNIIKETNFATAQSEKRPILTGVNFKYRDNHLYCVATDSYRLSQKNVKLRTHSKEFDIVIPNKSLDELNKILDTSNDDVELYINPNKVLFKMNNTLFQTRLLEGTYPDTMRIIPTEFPVSIPFNKEELLQAVERVSLLSPRDRETNYNIIKMTLREDHIVEMSSTNTEVGDALEEIIPSSDVIGPMIKIAFSSRYLVDALKAFSSNEVTIQFAGEVKPFVIKGNLDQDLLHLILPVRID, encoded by the coding sequence ATGATTTTTAATATCGATAGAGATGTATTATTAAATCACCTACTAACTGTACAAAAAGGATTACCTTCTAAAACACCACTTCCCATTTTATATGCTGTGAAGTTTGAAGTGAATGAAGATCATGTGATATTAACAACAAGTAATACAGATGTAGCTATTCAAGTATTAATTGATGATCAATCTATATCAATTAAAGAAACAGGTAAAGTAGCAATACCTGGTCGTTACTTAATTGAAATTATGAGAAAAATTACATCTAAACGTGTTGAGTTTGCATTAATAGAAGATCGTTTGATTGTTATTAAAGCTGATCGATCAGAGTTTAAACTTCGCTTGATGGATGTAGAAGACTATCCAGAAGTGGATTTCCTTGATTTAGATAATCCTATCACATTAGATGCTCAATTATTTAAAAACATTATTAAAGAAACGAATTTTGCTACAGCACAAAGTGAAAAACGTCCAATTTTAACAGGTGTTAACTTTAAATATCGCGATAACCATCTATATTGTGTTGCAACCGACAGTTATCGATTAAGTCAAAAAAATGTCAAGTTAAGAACACATTCTAAAGAATTTGATATTGTTATTCCTAATAAGAGTCTAGATGAACTTAATAAAATTCTAGATACTTCAAATGATGATGTTGAGTTATATATTAACCCAAACAAGGTTTTATTTAAAATGAATAATACCTTATTCCAAACACGATTATTAGAAGGTACTTATCCAGATACAATGAGAATCATTCCTACAGAATTTCCAGTAAGTATCCCGTTTAACAAAGAAGAATTATTACAAGCTGTAGAACGTGTATCTTTACTATCTCCAAGAGATCGAGAAACAAACTACAATATCATTAAAATGACACTAAGAGAAGATCATATTGTAGAAATGAGTTCAACAAATACAGAAGTTGGGGATGCACTAGAAGAAATCATCCCATCTTCAGATGTTATTGGACCAATGATTAAAATCGCTTTTAGTTCAAGATATTTAGTAGATGCACTTAAAGCTTTCTCATCAAATGAAGTCACAATTCAATTTGCTGGAGAAGTAAAACCATTCGTTATTAAAGGTAATCTAGATCAAGATTTACTACATTTAATTTTACCAGTTCGCATCGATTAA